GCAATAATTGCGGATTGCTCAAATCGCCTGCAACCCAGGTTACTCCGGGCAATTTTGGCTGAGTCCGTCCTTTTTTAGGGCGATACAGGGCACGCACATGCCAGCCCCTATGTACAAGCAAGGAGATAAGCCGGCTTCCGATAAATCCGGTCGCGCCAGTAAGCGCTATTTCTAATTTAGTAGTAGACAATTTTTGATCTTAATTTATGGCAAGGGTTTTGAACATGGTTAGCGTTATATGAATTCATCCATGACCTCACGATAGCAGTATTAAACCGCTGCATTATACATACCAGCTATGTTGATGCAAACTCAATACCTCAACTCATTGCATACTTATAATGAATTGTGTGACCGACTAATAATAACAGGATGCTACATGCCTAAGAATCAGTAATTATTTAAAAAACAGTGACTTTTTATGACTATTAAATGACTCTGCAACTCTTTCTGTTTGATTTTTATATATTCAAAAACAAAACCAATAACAGATACAAGCGATTAAATAACGTTGCCATCACTTTCGTTACGACCAATGCTTTATCTTTATCAGGAAACTACGTATATTCTTTATTTTAAAGCAAGGTTAAGGTCGGCTCGTAAATAATGATTGTAACCCTTTAAATTTTAAGAGCTTATATTTAACACTAGATAAAGGTTTACTTTTATTATGAGTATTGAAACAAATGGACTTTCTTCATTAAAAATCATTCCTGTCGTGAGTAAGGAAGATTTAGACCTATTTATTCGCGTTCCAACGACTATTTTTAGAAATGATCCTACATGGGTAGCGCCATTAATGGTTGAAAGGAGAATGCATCTATCTCCCAAACATAACCCCTATTTCCAACACGCTCAATGGCAAGCATGGGTTGCCCTACGCGATGGAAACCCCGTCGGTCGAATTAGTGCACAGATAGATACTCTTCATATTGAACGTTACAATGATGCAACAGGTTTCTTTGGACTACTTGATGCTGAAGATAATTTAGAAACATTCCAAACATTAATCAAGACGGCTGAACAATGGCTAGCAGATAAAGGTATTATTCGTGTCAGAGGCCCCTTTAATTTATCTATTAATGAAGAGATGGGATTACTCATTAAAGGTTTTGAGACCTCCCCTGTCTTTATGATGAGTCATGCGCTTCCCTATTATGCTAAGCAAATCGAAGCAAGTGGTTATGGCAAAGTAAAAGATACCATCGCCTATATGATAGCGCCAAATTTCGATGCCCCTCCGGTCATGAAAAAAATAATGGAAAAAACGGCTCTACGGGTTAAGGTAAGACCAATTAACAAGAAGAAATATGATCAAGAAATAAAGCTCTTACGCGATATTTTTAACGATTCATGGGCCGATAACTGGGGATTTGTTCCCTTTACTGAAGCTGAATTTGAAGAGCTTGGGAAAAATTTACGTTTTCTAATTGCAGCAGAATTTATACAAATTGCAGAAATTGATGGCAAGGCTATCGCATTTATTGTGGCCATGCCAAATATCAACGAAGCGATTAAAGGCCTTAATGGTAAATTATTGCCTTTTGGTTGGCTTAAATTATTGTGGCGCTTAAAAGTCAGTAAATTAACCAGCGCACGAGTCCCTTTGATGGGAGTGAGAAGTGAATATCAAAATACCCGCCTAGGTGCAGGCATTGCGTTCTTAATTATTGATGCGGTACGACAACAGCTACACAACAATGGCGCAAAGGATATCGAATTATCATGGATTTTAGAGGATAATTCGGGAATGCGTAACATTATTGAATCCATTGGTGGAAAAGACTATAAACACTACCGCATCTATGAACGCATCTTAAATTAAATCATTTTTATCACAGATTATCGCCAACCAAAGGGCTATATATTAGCCCTTTTTAATTCCCTGCTAACATACAGATAATACCGCACAATTACACAAATCATCGCTTTCAAACTGAGTTAATTGACCCGCTTGCAAGTCGGAACAGGAAATAAACGCACGGTTAGCGGTTTATTTAAACGAAATGCCAACGTCCCCGTATCCCGCATTAAAGCGCTGATTTTATCAATGCTCGTGTCACCTGGGATAGGCACAGTGTCTAAGCCAATACCACAGACAGCACTATTGGTTAACAGTGTTCGAATATCGTAATCCGCATCAATCGAGCCCTGCGCTAACCCCTCATCTTCGGTCACTGCCAGCATTAATCCTGAAAACCCCACTAATGGCATCCCTTTAATGGATTTAAACACGCGGGTTAATAGTGAAGATGCCTCGACCGTCCCTGCTGCACCAAAATAATCGACACCTAACTGCTTGTAGATCTCCACCATGCTAGTGCAGTTTTTACTGGGTGCTGCTGAACTATCTAAGCCAGCAAAAACAAAATCAGAGGAATGAGTAGCCATAAAATCATCATTTATTTTCTTAATAAGATCAACGTGATATTGAAGAGCTTCACGCATTAATCGATAATAATTTTTAAAACGGTGTTGATGATCGAGAAATATATTTACTTCATTAAATTCATGTAAAACATGCATTAATAGATCTGGAGTTTCAAGCCCTAATACATAGAGATTACCAAGCTTCTTTTGATGAAAACTAGCAGGAAAATAAGGGATAAGAGGCTTACAGTTAAAATTAACCGTAAAATTGAAATTCCCCTCGCCTCGCAAAGTCATTCGACTAATATTAATAACCGTTTTCGCAGCCTGTTCTATCAACACATTATCCAGCACATCTTGATCATCCATTGAAATATTAACGCAAGCATTACATAAATCGCCATAGCATTGGATTAATTCAGGTAATAATGCAATTTCATGGGGCGTTGTTGCTTCACCAATTGCAAATCGTATACGTAATGGCGATGCATTGGCGCTATTTAATATTTCCGAAATATAAGCAAGATCGACTTTGGCGCTATCAATATTATTGGTATTTAAATACTCACCGAATGGGTTCGTCACAATACGCATTGACTGTACTTGATAACCATTATTGACGAATTGAGCACTTAGAGAAAGACAAAAATCAACGGCTCGCTTAATTACTAAGGGCCACGCCGAGCGATCGCTATCTAGTACTAAAAAGCTAGTGATGGTTCTTATTTTACATAACGATTTTGATTTATAGTCCATATATGTACTCTGCCTTTAATAATAAAAAGTAACAGCCAATTACTCTGTAAGTTTCATGACCTACATAAACTAAGGCTTACATTACAATTAGATAAGTCAAATGAATTCAAGATTTCACAGCTACGTCCTTAAGCATAATATATCTAATGGATTACTCAACGTTTAATTATTCAACGCAAATTCAGCTCCCATATACTTTATTTACTTCTTCTTTTTATAAAATGATAAAAATCTATGTAAACGTTTACATTTTGCTGAGTTGATCACAAATATTTAACAGTTCTTGATGTATTCTTCTTAGCAATGGCAAGGTTATATAACAACATATCTGACCATTTATGCATGATACATATTAACTATTGACTGAAAGGGAAATATCGATGAAAAAATTGACTATGTTAGCAACATTATGTGCTGGTATCGCGTTTGGTAATTCAGCTATAGCAGAAACAAAATTAGGTTTTACTGTATACAAATATGATGACAATTTCATGGCGGTAGTTCGCCAAGCAATTGAAACAGAAGCCGCTCAATATCCCGAAATTAACTTACTGATGAATGATTCACAAAATAGCCAATCAATGCAAAATGATCAAATTGATGTTTTACTCGCTCGTGGTGTTAAGGCCCTCGCTATCAACTTAGTTGACCCAGCGGCCGCACCAGTTGTTATTAAAAAAGCACAAGAAGAAGATATTCCCGTTGTATTTTACAATAAAGAGCCCTCCGCTAAAGATTAGCATCATACGACAAAGCTTACTTTGTCGGCACTGTTTCCAAAGATGCAGGTATTATTCAAGCAGAATTAATTGCTAAACAGTGGGCCGCAAATCCACAATGGGACCTAAATGGTGATGGTGTGATTCAATATGTATTATTAAAAGGCGAACCTGGTCACCCAGATGCAGAAGCGCGCTCAAGCTATGTTGTTAGCACCTTAAATGATAGGGGCTACAAAACAGAGGAATTGCATTTAGACACCGCAATGTGGGATACCGCTATGGCAAAAGACAAAATGGATGCTTGGGTATCTGGTCCTAACGGTGAAAAAATTGAAGTAGTTATCGCCAACAATGATGGCATGGCGATGGGTGCAGTAGAATCACTGAAAGCTAATGGTAAAACAAAATTACCTGTATTTGGTGTTGATGCATTAACCGAAGCCCTAGCAATGGTTAAATCAGGACAAATGGCTGGCACAGTGTTAAATGATGCAGAAAACCAAGCTAAAGCAACTTTTGACTTAACGCGCAATTTAGCAGAGGGTCGCCCTGCTGCTGAAGGTACGCAATGGAAGTTAGTTGATCGCGTGGTACGTGTTCCTTATGTCGGTGTAGATAAAAGCAACCTTAAATAAGGTTGCTTAAATGGAATGGGGAAGTGAAATAAGCTTCCCCAATTTTAACTGCAACGGAAATATAATTATGACTACACGATTAGAAAATGAATTTCTATTAGAAATGACAGGGATCAGTAAAGAGTTTCCTGGTGTAAAAGCACTGGACAATGTCAATTTAAAAGTTCGTCCACATTCAATTCATGCTTTGATGGGTGAAAATGGCGCAGGTAAATCTACATTATTAAAGTGCCTTTTTGGCATTTACCAACAAGACGAAGGTAAGATTGTTTTCCTCGGAAAAGAGGTTAATTTTGAATCGTCAAAAGAAGCGCTAGAGTCTGGCGTATCTATGGTGCATCAAGAGCTTAATCAGGTATTACAACGCACTGTAATGGATAATATTTGGCTTGGCAGATACCCGGTAAAAGGCTTTTTTGTCGACCATGACAAAATGTATACCGATACCAAAGCCATTTTTGAAGAGTTAGACATTGATATAGATCCAAAAGTAAAAGTTGCCACTTTATCAGTATCACAAATGCAAATGCTAGAAATTGCCAAGGCATTCTCTTACAACGCAAAAATAGTCATTATGGATGAACCGACCTCTTCGCTAAGTGAAAAAGAAGTTAGTCATCTTTTCAAAATAATTAATAAGTTAAAAGATAAAGGCTGCGGTATCGTCTATATCTCTCATAAAATGGAAGAGATCTTTACCATTTGCGATGAAATTACCATTCTCCGCGATGGGGTATGGATAGAAACCCGTCCTTTAAAAGGACTTGACATGGATAAGATCATCAACATGATGGTTGGCCGTGATCTAACACACCGTTTTCCAGAAAAAAACAATGTGGTTAAAGAAGTTATTCTCGAAGTTAAAAATTTAACAGCAGCAAATCAACCTTCAATTAAAGATATTAGCTTCGATCTACACAAAGGTGAAATATTAGGTATTGCCGGATTGGTTGGCGCAAAGCGAACCGATATTGTTGAGACCTTGTTTGGCATCCGAGAGCGCAGAACGGGTGAAATTATTCTTCATGGTAAGCATCTTGCCATACATGATGCACATGATGCTATTAATAGTGGTCTTGCATTGGTCACAGAGGAACGCCGCGCAACGGGTATCTACAGTAATTTAGACATCACTTTTAACTCTCTCGTTGCCAATGTGAGTCAATATAAAAGTAAATCTGGCCTGCTTAGTAATAAGAAAATGAAAAGTGATACCCAGTGGGTTATTGACTCTATGAGTGTAAAAACCCCTTCCCATCAAACCAATATAGGCTCACTTTCCGGAGGCAATCAACAAAAAGTTATTATAGGTCGATGGCTGTTAACGAATCCAGAAATTTTAATGCTAGATGAACCAACGCGAGGTATCGATGTTGGGGCTAAATTTGAAATTTATCAACTAATGCTCAATTTAGCGAATAAAGATAAAGGTATCATCATGATTTCATCGGAGATGCCAGAATTGCTTGGTACAACGGATCGTATATTAGTTATGAGTAATGGTCGCGTGGCAGGCATTGTTAATACAAAAGAGACTACTCAGAATGAAATTTTAGAGCTAGCTGCTCTGTACTTATAATAAATTAAGGAATTAAGGAATTAACATGGACACTCTGAAAAAACTTATGCTAACTCGCTACCTTAAAGAAGGTGGTATTTATGTTGTACTATTCATACTATTAGCTATTATCGTGATTCAAGAACCCTCTTTTCTAAGCTTGCGAAATTTAAGTAATATCCTTACACAATCATCGGTCCGTATTATTATTGCACTAGGTGTTGCCGGATTAATTGTCACACAAGGTACGGACCTTTCTGCTGGTCGTCAGGTTGGTTTAGCCGCAGTATTGTCAGCTACTCTATTGCAGGCACTGGACAACGTTAACAGGGTATTCCCAGACCTTGGGGAGATACCTCTAGTCGTGGTTATTCTTGTGGTTTGTGCTGTAGGGGCAATCATTGGTTTAATAAACGGTATTATTGTTGCCTATTTAAAAGTAACCCCTTTTATTGCGACCTTAGGTACCATGATTATTGTTTATGGTATCAACTCTCTTTATTTCGATACAGTTGGCGCATCTCCAATAGCAGGCTTTGATACAGGCTTCTCAGAGTTTGCACAGGGCTATATCAAGCTAGGGGGATTTAAACTATCCTATTTAACCTTCTATGCTGCAATCTCGATTGGGATTGTCTGGGTTATCTGGAACAAAACAGTATTTGGTAAAAATATTTTTGCAATCGGTGGTAATCCAGAAGCAGCAAAAGTATCTGGTGTAAACGTGCCCATTACTCTACTTAAAATTTACACTCTATCCGGTATATTTTATGCCTTTGGCGGAATGTTAGAAGCAGGTCGTATTGGCAGTGCAACCAATAACCTTGGCTTTATGTATGAGCTTGATGCGATTGCTGCCTGTGTTGTAGGAGGCGTATCATTCGCGGGTGGAGTAGGAAGTGTACTCGGTGTTGTGACCGGTGTATTAATTTTCACAGTCATAAATTATGGGATGACCTATATTGGTGTAAGTCCATACTGGCAGTACATCATTAAAGGTAGTATTATTATTTTTGCGGTAGCGCTAGATTCGATGAAATACGCAAACAAAAAATAACGATACAACAGATGTAATTTCATATGAAAGACAAAACGGGAAACCGCTTTGTCTTTTTTAACTTTACAAGGATGTTTATAATGAATATATCTTTCAAAGGCAAAATATTTACACTTTTCGGATTTATCGTCGTTTTAGCAATCGTCACCTCGTACCTCAGTGC
This window of the Psychromonas sp. MME1 genome carries:
- a CDS encoding DUF711 family protein → MDYKSKSLCKIRTITSFLVLDSDRSAWPLVIKRAVDFCLSLSAQFVNNGYQVQSMRIVTNPFGEYLNTNNIDSAKVDLAYISEILNSANASPLRIRFAIGEATTPHEIALLPELIQCYGDLCNACVNISMDDQDVLDNVLIEQAAKTVINISRMTLRGEGNFNFTVNFNCKPLIPYFPASFHQKKLGNLYVLGLETPDLLMHVLHEFNEVNIFLDHQHRFKNYYRLMREALQYHVDLIKKINDDFMATHSSDFVFAGLDSSAAPSKNCTSMVEIYKQLGVDYFGAAGTVEASSLLTRVFKSIKGMPLVGFSGLMLAVTEDEGLAQGSIDADYDIRTLLTNSAVCGIGLDTVPIPGDTSIDKISALMRDTGTLAFRLNKPLTVRLFPVPTCKRVN
- a CDS encoding substrate-binding domain-containing protein encodes the protein MKKLTMLATLCAGIAFGNSAIAETKLGFTVYKYDDNFMAVVRQAIETEAAQYPEINLLMNDSQNSQSMQNDQIDVLLARGVKALAINLVDPAAAPVVIKKAQEEDIPVVFYNKEPSAKD
- a CDS encoding substrate-binding domain-containing protein, whose amino-acid sequence is MQAELIAKQWAANPQWDLNGDGVIQYVLLKGEPGHPDAEARSSYVVSTLNDRGYKTEELHLDTAMWDTAMAKDKMDAWVSGPNGEKIEVVIANNDGMAMGAVESLKANGKTKLPVFGVDALTEALAMVKSGQMAGTVLNDAENQAKATFDLTRNLAEGRPAAEGTQWKLVDRVVRVPYVGVDKSNLK
- the mglA gene encoding galactose/methyl galactoside ABC transporter ATP-binding protein MglA; amino-acid sequence: MTTRLENEFLLEMTGISKEFPGVKALDNVNLKVRPHSIHALMGENGAGKSTLLKCLFGIYQQDEGKIVFLGKEVNFESSKEALESGVSMVHQELNQVLQRTVMDNIWLGRYPVKGFFVDHDKMYTDTKAIFEELDIDIDPKVKVATLSVSQMQMLEIAKAFSYNAKIVIMDEPTSSLSEKEVSHLFKIINKLKDKGCGIVYISHKMEEIFTICDEITILRDGVWIETRPLKGLDMDKIINMMVGRDLTHRFPEKNNVVKEVILEVKNLTAANQPSIKDISFDLHKGEILGIAGLVGAKRTDIVETLFGIRERRTGEIILHGKHLAIHDAHDAINSGLALVTEERRATGIYSNLDITFNSLVANVSQYKSKSGLLSNKKMKSDTQWVIDSMSVKTPSHQTNIGSLSGGNQQKVIIGRWLLTNPEILMLDEPTRGIDVGAKFEIYQLMLNLANKDKGIIMISSEMPELLGTTDRILVMSNGRVAGIVNTKETTQNEILELAALYL
- the mglC gene encoding galactose/methyl galactoside ABC transporter permease MglC is translated as MDTLKKLMLTRYLKEGGIYVVLFILLAIIVIQEPSFLSLRNLSNILTQSSVRIIIALGVAGLIVTQGTDLSAGRQVGLAAVLSATLLQALDNVNRVFPDLGEIPLVVVILVVCAVGAIIGLINGIIVAYLKVTPFIATLGTMIIVYGINSLYFDTVGASPIAGFDTGFSEFAQGYIKLGGFKLSYLTFYAAISIGIVWVIWNKTVFGKNIFAIGGNPEAAKVSGVNVPITLLKIYTLSGIFYAFGGMLEAGRIGSATNNLGFMYELDAIAACVVGGVSFAGGVGSVLGVVTGVLIFTVINYGMTYIGVSPYWQYIIKGSIIIFAVALDSMKYANKK